From one Orcinus orca chromosome 10, mOrcOrc1.1, whole genome shotgun sequence genomic stretch:
- the TMEM158 gene encoding transmembrane protein 158, producing MLPLLAALLAAACPLPPARGGAADAPGLLGAPLNASVNASSADEPAAPRLLASAAPGAPERPGPEEEAAAPCNISVQRQMLSSLLVRWGRPRGFQCDLLLFSTNAHGRAFFAAAFHRVGPPLLIEHLGLAAGGAQQDLRLCVGCGWVRGRRPGRLRPAGATAGTPTALPAYPAAEPPGPLWLQGEPLHFCCLDFSLEELQGEPGWRLNRKPIESTLVACFMTLVIVVWSVAALIWPVPIIAGFLPNGMEQRRTTASAAAAAPAAVPAGTTAAAAAAAAAAAAAAAVTSGAATK from the coding sequence ATGCTGCCCCTGCTCGCCGCGCTGCTGGCCGCCGCCTGCCCGCTGCCGCCCGCCCGCGGCGGGGCCGCGGACGCGCCGGGCCTCCTCGGGGCGCCCCTCAACGCCTCGGTCAACGCGTCGTCTGCGGACGAGCCTGCCGCCCCGCGGCTGCTGGCCTCGGCTGCGCCCGGGGCCCCCGAGCGCCCCGGCccggaggaggaggcggcggcgccGTGCAACATCAGCGTGCAGCGACAGATGCTGAGCTCGCTGCTCGTGCGTTGGGGCCGCCCGCGGGGCTTCCAGTGCGACCTGCTCCTCTTCTCCACCAACGCGCATGGCCGCGCCTTCTTCGCCGCCGCCTTCCACCGAGTCGGGCCGCCGCTACTTATCGAGCACCTAGGGCTGGCGGCGGGCGGCGCGCAGCAGGACCTGCGCCTCTGCGTGGGCTGCGGCTGGGTGCGCGGCCGCCGCCCCGGCCGCCTCCGGCCCGCCGGCGCCACCGCCGGGACGCCCACCGCGCTGCCCGCCTACCCCGCGGCCGAGCCCCCCGGGCCGCTGTGGCTGCAGGGAGAGCCGCTGCATTTCTGCTGCCTGGACTTCAGCCTGGAGGAGCTGCAGGGCGAGCCGGGCTGGCGGCTGAACCGCAAGCCCATCGAGTCCACGCTGGTGGCCTGCTTCATGACCCTGGTCATCGTCGTGTGGAGCGTGGCCGCCCTCATCTGGCCGGTGCCCATCATCGCCGGCTTCCTGCCCAACGGCATGGAGCAGCGCCGGACCACCgccagcgccgccgccgccgcccccgccgccgtaCCCGCTGGgaccaccgccgccgccgccgcagccgccgccgccgccgccgcagccgcggCCGTCACCTCGGGGGCGGCGACCAAGTGA